A single window of Rhodococcus jostii RHA1 DNA harbors:
- a CDS encoding SDR family NAD(P)-dependent oxidoreductase — translation MLSCTAKSGLVTGASGGLGRATVLALAAHGANVVALSRNADTLQETAQMAHDLQGTVIAVQADVTDEPSVVDALRQVETSFGTLDFVVNNAGRQIERSFLETTNEDWDIIDLTNVRGPFWVCKHAAAAMLRHGRGGSIVNIASVLSVSADPMLTAYTASKHAVLGLTRSIAVTRELARAGIRANAVLPGDMNTPMVQQYFAAHADPDLARQDISSAYPMERIAEPAEVANVVRFLVSDDASFVNGAAIVVDGGLGAALYTN, via the coding sequence ATGCTCTCTTGCACAGCTAAATCCGGACTCGTCACCGGCGCCTCCGGTGGTCTCGGCCGGGCAACGGTCCTGGCGCTGGCCGCACACGGCGCCAACGTCGTAGCCCTCAGCCGCAACGCCGACACATTGCAGGAAACCGCACAGATGGCCCACGACCTGCAGGGGACCGTCATTGCGGTACAGGCCGATGTCACCGACGAACCGAGCGTGGTCGACGCCCTCAGACAGGTCGAGACCAGCTTCGGAACGCTCGACTTCGTGGTCAACAATGCTGGGCGTCAGATCGAACGGAGCTTTCTGGAGACCACCAACGAGGACTGGGACATCATCGACCTGACGAACGTGCGCGGCCCCTTCTGGGTGTGCAAACACGCCGCAGCAGCGATGCTGCGACACGGCCGCGGCGGAAGCATCGTCAACATCGCCTCCGTACTGTCGGTGAGCGCCGACCCCATGCTGACCGCGTACACGGCCAGTAAACACGCGGTCCTCGGACTCACTCGCAGCATCGCCGTGACGCGCGAATTGGCGCGCGCCGGGATCCGCGCCAACGCGGTACTTCCCGGCGACATGAACACCCCGATGGTCCAGCAGTACTTCGCTGCCCACGCCGACCCCGATCTGGCACGGCAGGATATTTCCTCTGCCTATCCGATGGAGCGCATCGCCGAACCCGCAGAAGTCGCCAATGTGGTGCGGTTCCTCGTGTCGGACGACGCGTCGTTCGTGAACGGCGCAGCCATCGTGGTCGACGGCGGACTCGGCGCGGCGCTGTATACGAACTGA